A part of Eschrichtius robustus isolate mEscRob2 chromosome 20, mEscRob2.pri, whole genome shotgun sequence genomic DNA contains:
- the PAFAH1B1 gene encoding platelet-activating factor acetylhydrolase IB subunit beta gives MVLSQRQRDELNRAIADYLRSNGYEEAYSVFKKEAELDMNEELDKKYAGLLEKKWTSVIRLQKKVMELESKLNEAKEEFTSGGPLGQKRDPKEWIPRPPEKYALSGHRSPVTRVIFHPVFSVMVSASEDATIKVWDYETGDFERTLKGHTDSVQDISFDHSGKLLASCSADMTIKLWDFQGFECIRTMHGHDHNVSSVAIMPNGDHIVSASRDKTIKMWEVQTGYCVKTFTGHREWVRMVRPNQDGTLIASCSNDQTVRVWVVATKECKAELREHEHVVECISWAPESSYSCISEATGSETKKSGKPGPFLLSGSRDKTIKMWDVSTGMCLMTLVGHDNWVRGVLFHSGGKFILSCADDKTLRVWDYKNKRCMKTLNAHEHFVTSLDFHKTAPYVVTGSVDQTVKVWECR, from the exons aaatcgaGCTATAGCAGATTATCTTCGTTCAAATGGCTATGAAGAAgcatattcagtttttaaaaaggaagctgAATTAGATATG aatgAAGAATTAGATAAGAAATATGCtggtcttttggaaaaaaaatggacATCTGTTATTAGATTACAAAAGAAG GTTATGGAATTAGAATCAAAGCTAAATGAAGCAAAAGAAGAATTTACTTCGGGTGGACCTCTTGGTCAAAAAAGAGACCCAAAAGAATGGATTCCCCGTCCACCAGAAAAATATGCATTGAGTGGTCATAGGAGTCCAGTCACTCGAGtcattttccatcctgtgttCAGTGTTATGGTCTCTGCTTCAGAGGATGCTACAATTAAG GTGTGGGATTATGAGACTGGAGATTTTGAACGAACTCTTAAGGGGCATACAGACTCTGTACAGGATATTTCATTCGACCATAGTGGCAAGCTTCTGGCTTCATGTTCTGCGGATATGACCATTAAACTATGGGATTTTCAGGGCTTCGAATGCATCAGAACCATGCATG GCCATGACCACAATGTTTCTTCAGTAGCTATCATGCCCAATGGAGATCATATAGTATCCGCCTCAAgggataaaactataaaaatgtggGAAGTGCAAACTGG CTACTGTGTGAAGACATTCACAGGACACAGAGAATGGGTACGTATGGTGCGGCCAAATCAAGATGGCACTCTGATAGCCAGCTGCTCCAACGACCAGACTGTGCGCGTGTGGGTCGTAGCAACAAAGGAATGCAAGGCTGAGCTTCGAGAACATGAGCATGTGGTAGAATGCATTTCCTGGGCTCCAGAAAGCTCCTATTCTTGCATCTCTGAAGCAACAGGATCTGAG ACTAAAAAAAGTGGCAAGCCTGGACCATTCTTACTGTCTGGATCCAGAGACAAGACTATCAAGATGTGGGACGTCAGTACTGGCATGTGCCTTATGACCCTT gtggGTCATGATAACTGGGTACGTGGAGTTCTGTTCCATTCTGGGGGGAAGTTTATCTTGAGTTGCGCTGATGACAAGACCCTGCGTGTGTGGGATTACAAGAACAAGCGATGCATGAAGACCCTCAATGCGCATGAACACTTTGTTACCTCCTTGG atttccaTAAGACGGCACCATATGTGGTTACTGGCAGTGTAGATCAAACAGTAAAGGTGTGGGAGTGCCGTTGA